A portion of the Bacillus thuringiensis genome contains these proteins:
- a CDS encoding MgtC/SapB family protein has protein sequence MSYEFLLKLGLALFLGLFIGIDRQLKNKPLGVKTSMVISVASCLITMVSIESVHVYSVPGHTNMDPMRLAAQIVSGIGFLGAGVILRRSNDVISGLTTASMVWAASALGIAIGAGFYLQATVAMVLIILAINVLPQLVKIAGPYSLRQKDLSIKITVKEHHELDGIFKQIKNLGMHVKRVKIKDIDSGAFQQLEMVILAPEDLYTTELYSSLKEIDRVVSVEVESR, from the coding sequence ATGTCATATGAATTTTTACTCAAATTAGGTTTAGCACTCTTTTTAGGATTATTCATCGGGATAGATAGGCAGCTAAAGAATAAACCACTTGGTGTGAAAACAAGTATGGTTATTTCTGTAGCAAGTTGTTTAATTACGATGGTTTCAATTGAATCTGTGCATGTATATTCTGTTCCAGGACATACAAATATGGATCCGATGCGACTGGCTGCTCAAATTGTTAGTGGAATTGGTTTTCTTGGCGCAGGTGTCATTTTACGAAGAAGTAATGACGTTATTTCTGGATTAACGACAGCTTCTATGGTGTGGGCTGCTTCAGCTTTAGGGATTGCAATTGGTGCGGGATTTTATTTACAAGCGACAGTTGCTATGGTTTTAATTATTTTAGCGATTAATGTACTTCCGCAACTTGTGAAAATTGCAGGACCGTATTCATTAAGACAAAAGGATTTATCTATAAAAATTACTGTTAAAGAGCATCATGAGTTAGATGGTATATTTAAGCAAATTAAAAATTTAGGCATGCATGTGAAACGCGTGAAAATTAAAGATATAGATAGTGGAGCATTTCAGCAACTGGAGATGGTTATTTTAGCTCCAGAAGATTTATATACAACAGAGTTATATAGTTCCCTGAAAGAGATTGATCGAGTAGTTTCAGTTGAAGTGGAAAGTAGATAA
- a CDS encoding glycoside hydrolase: MKKMIAICLLTTMSFSTLVGCDVKGSNAVQESKIKKATYKDFTYDVNPETFTLTVEHEGVKEQASQPLPKMKVSNVKKEKDRTSWEYPDQKVKIKLEKKKDHLNIEVESTGAESFTWPKVEAENYTLPLWEGKQIPSNDENWKKFLKDDAYSFAESFSMKFFALNGSKYSIVYIANNMFNNELKFHSDPKIGFDFTHEFPSINQNKTYGFQLYVTNNDAVSIAKLYKDDIVRKGEFKTLQEKARKNKEIEKLYGAAHFYFWNQNGLSENNINWPKLREQINSPLFSHIKELIQKNSSEPGELNVLDQVSKQDFIDKYQKNVILRYINEVLSMKEFYKEDIFQNVDQEASVLLKKGVGHLTNTELYSLNKHLLKSLLGDAVEEVSKWGNADGTDILKEMTEAGIEKAWIGLPNWEQGFMQPNFVAKAKEMGYLVGPYDSYHSIHEKSDKNWNTASFNDPSLYEEATVTKKNGEKVQGFLGRGRKLNPTLSLPSVKERMNDILQNGPKYNSWFIDCDATGEIYDDYSAKHITTQEQDLKARLKRMDYIAQEKGMVVGSEGGNDFASSTIAFAHGIETPVIKWDDEDMRKNKTSPYYVGGYWSPNQNVPEKYAKQVPLKEEYKQVYLNPVYSVPLYKLVYNDSVITTHHWEWGSLKVKDEVGNRMLSELLYNVPPLYHLDEVEWNKHKKEITEHLKVWNEVHEKAVKEEMTNFEYLSEDKLVQSVSYGKDIKIIVNFSNEDMEVEKTKIKAKSAFIDNQGKKSMYTPFEK, encoded by the coding sequence ATGAAAAAAATGATAGCGATATGTCTTCTTACAACTATGTCATTTTCGACTTTAGTCGGTTGTGACGTAAAAGGTAGTAATGCTGTACAAGAGTCTAAAATAAAGAAAGCGACGTATAAAGATTTTACTTATGATGTAAATCCAGAAACATTCACATTAACTGTAGAACATGAGGGTGTAAAGGAACAGGCATCACAACCCCTACCGAAAATGAAGGTATCGAATGTAAAAAAAGAAAAGGATCGTACATCGTGGGAATATCCAGATCAAAAAGTAAAAATAAAATTAGAAAAGAAAAAAGACCACTTAAACATTGAAGTGGAATCGACTGGTGCAGAAAGCTTTACATGGCCGAAAGTAGAAGCTGAAAATTATACACTTCCGTTATGGGAGGGTAAGCAAATTCCGAGCAATGATGAGAATTGGAAGAAGTTTTTAAAGGATGATGCATATTCATTTGCTGAATCATTTTCTATGAAGTTTTTCGCATTAAATGGTTCGAAATATTCAATTGTATATATTGCAAACAATATGTTTAATAATGAATTGAAATTTCATTCGGATCCGAAAATAGGATTTGATTTTACACATGAATTTCCGAGCATAAATCAAAATAAAACATATGGATTTCAATTATATGTGACAAATAATGATGCGGTAAGTATTGCTAAACTGTATAAGGATGATATTGTTCGAAAAGGTGAATTTAAAACATTACAAGAAAAGGCTAGAAAAAATAAAGAAATCGAAAAGTTATATGGAGCGGCGCATTTTTATTTTTGGAATCAAAATGGTTTATCAGAAAATAATATAAATTGGCCAAAACTAAGGGAGCAAATAAATAGCCCGCTGTTTAGTCATATAAAAGAACTTATTCAAAAGAATAGTTCAGAGCCTGGGGAACTGAATGTATTAGATCAAGTAAGTAAACAAGATTTCATTGATAAGTATCAAAAAAATGTTATTTTACGTTATATAAACGAAGTATTATCCATGAAGGAATTTTATAAAGAGGATATTTTTCAAAACGTTGACCAGGAAGCTAGTGTGCTATTAAAGAAAGGTGTAGGTCACTTAACGAATACAGAATTGTATAGCTTAAATAAGCATTTATTAAAGTCGCTACTTGGCGATGCGGTTGAAGAGGTAAGTAAATGGGGTAATGCAGATGGAACGGACATACTAAAGGAAATGACAGAGGCCGGAATAGAAAAAGCGTGGATTGGTCTGCCGAACTGGGAACAAGGATTTATGCAACCGAATTTCGTGGCAAAAGCTAAGGAAATGGGGTATTTAGTTGGTCCGTATGATTCATATCATTCCATTCACGAAAAAAGTGATAAAAATTGGAACACAGCATCCTTTAATGACCCATCATTATACGAAGAGGCTACTGTAACGAAGAAAAACGGAGAAAAGGTGCAAGGCTTTTTAGGCAGAGGTCGCAAGTTAAACCCGACTTTATCGCTGCCTAGTGTAAAGGAACGCATGAATGATATATTACAAAATGGTCCTAAATATAATTCGTGGTTTATTGATTGTGATGCGACAGGTGAAATTTACGATGACTATTCAGCGAAACATATAACGACACAAGAGCAAGATTTAAAAGCACGTTTAAAACGAATGGACTACATTGCGCAAGAAAAGGGTATGGTCGTTGGTTCTGAAGGTGGAAATGATTTTGCTAGTAGTACGATTGCATTTGCACACGGAATTGAAACACCTGTTATTAAATGGGACGATGAAGATATGCGAAAAAATAAAACAAGCCCGTATTATGTCGGTGGATATTGGTCACCAAATCAAAATGTTCCCGAAAAATATGCAAAACAAGTACCATTGAAAGAAGAATATAAACAAGTATATTTAAACCCAGTATATTCGGTACCATTATATAAATTAGTATACAATGATTCCGTTATTACAACGCACCATTGGGAATGGGGAAGTTTAAAGGTAAAAGATGAAGTTGGAAATCGAATGCTGTCTGAATTATTGTATAATGTTCCTCCGTTGTACCATTTAGATGAAGTAGAGTGGAATAAACATAAAAAAGAAATTACAGAGCATCTAAAAGTTTGGAATGAAGTTCATGAAAAAGCAGTAAAAGAAGAGATGACGAATTTTGAGTATTTGTCAGAAGATAAGCTAGTACAATCTGTTTCTTATGGAAAAGATATTAAAATCATTGTGAACTTCTCAAATGAAGACATGGAAGTAGAAAAAACGAAAATAAAAGCAAAGTCGGCTTTTATTGATAATCAGGGGAAGAAAAGCATGTATACGCCGTTTGAGAAATAA
- a CDS encoding peptidoglycan-N-acetylglucosamine deacetylase yields the protein MEKALKIKQIVVVLIAIAAVAIGYYMFQSITSPAKAVAKQENVVQLASEQPKVEMNKTAPSRFNGKERKVAYLTFDDGPGKYTAELLNTLKQHDAKATFFLIGANVKEFPDLVKRENAEGHYVGMHSMTHNFAKLYKNGEYVNEMKEDQGLIANIIGKSPKLTRPPYGSMPGLNEGLRNKVVEGGFKVWDWTIDSLDWKYNKMPVDAAAAQIAQNVLTNATKPQEVILMHDIHPQSVAAVPAILKGLKEKGYEFEAYHEESHFPVNFWHDNRM from the coding sequence ATGGAAAAAGCTTTAAAAATTAAACAAATAGTAGTCGTTTTAATAGCGATTGCCGCAGTAGCTATTGGGTATTACATGTTCCAATCAATTACTTCACCAGCAAAAGCTGTCGCGAAACAAGAAAATGTAGTGCAGCTTGCAAGTGAACAGCCGAAAGTTGAAATGAATAAAACGGCACCAAGTCGTTTTAATGGAAAAGAAAGAAAAGTTGCTTATCTTACATTTGACGATGGGCCAGGGAAATATACGGCTGAATTATTAAATACGCTAAAACAACATGATGCGAAGGCAACGTTCTTTTTAATTGGAGCGAATGTCAAAGAATTTCCTGATTTAGTGAAACGTGAAAATGCTGAGGGTCATTATGTAGGCATGCATAGTATGACACATAATTTCGCAAAGTTATATAAAAATGGCGAGTATGTAAATGAGATGAAAGAAGATCAAGGTTTAATCGCTAATATTATTGGGAAATCACCTAAATTAACACGTCCTCCATATGGTTCGATGCCTGGATTGAATGAAGGTCTTCGAAATAAAGTGGTAGAAGGCGGATTTAAAGTATGGGATTGGACAATTGATTCATTAGATTGGAAATACAATAAAATGCCAGTTGATGCAGCTGCAGCACAAATTGCTCAAAACGTATTAACTAACGCAACAAAACCACAAGAAGTAATTTTAATGCATGATATTCACCCACAATCAGTTGCTGCTGTGCCAGCAATTTTAAAAGGGCTAAAAGAAAAGGGTTATGAGTTTGAAGCTTATCATGAAGAGAGTCACTTTCCAGTGAACTTCTGGCATGATAACCGTATGTAA
- a CDS encoding IS3 family transposase (programmed frameshift), which yields MAKFTADEKIQIVLRYLNGNESYREIGRSLGINDTIILNWVNQYKQNGLEAFLKRCTNYTQQFKLDVLNFMIENGMSLFETAAIFNIPAPSTISVWKKQLETQGIDALQSKKKGRPSMKKDSNKQLKQPLAEGSVEALEARIKQLEMENEYFKKVKCLSSKQGKITKQDKAQVVYELRHKYSVKALVELVTIPRSTYYDLVKKMNRPDVDADLKAEIKAIYEENEGRYGYRRIRDELTNRGQKVNHKKVQRIMKELGLKCVVRMKKYKSYKGKVGRIAPNILERNFYTDAPNQKWVTDITEFKLFGEKLYVSPVLDLYNGEIITYTIGSRPTYSLVSDMLEKALERLPETHQLLMHSDQGWHYQMRQYVRTLESRAIVQSMSRKGNCYDNAVIENFFGIMKSEFLYIKEFENVEHFKIELEKYIDYYNTKRIKAKLKMSPVQYRTHFYQAA from the exons ATGGCTAAATTTACAGCTGATGAAAAAATACAAATCGTTCTACGTTATTTGAACGGAAATGAAAGTTATCGAGAAATAGGTAGATCGCTCGGTATAAATGACACAATCATCTTGAATTGGGTAAACCAATATAAACAGAATGGTCTGGAAGCTTTTCTAAAACGATGTACAAATTACACACAACAATTTAAACTAGACGTACTAAACTTTATGATTGAAAACGGTATGTCCTTATTTGAGACGGCAGCTATCTTTAATATTCCTGCCCCTTCAACGATTTCTGTTTGGAAAAAACAGCTCGAAACACAAGGAATTGATGCTCTTCAATCTAAGAAAAAGGGGCGTCCATCCATGAAAAAAGATTCAAATAAACAATTAAAACAACCTTTAGCTGAAGGGTCAGTCGAAGCACTTGAAGCACGCATTAAACAGCTTGAGATGGAAAATGAGTACT TTAAAAAAGTTAAATGCCTTAGTTCAAAACAAGGAAAAATCACAAAACAAGACAAAGCGCAAGTAGTCTACGAATTAAGGCATAAATATTCGGTGAAGGCACTCGTGGAGCTAGTTACTATTCCTCGAAGCACGTATTATGATTTAGTAAAGAAAATGAATCGTCCAGATGTAGATGCCGATTTGAAAGCTGAGATTAAAGCGATTTATGAGGAAAATGAAGGTCGTTATGGTTACCGTCGCATTCGTGATGAATTAACGAATCGTGGCCAGAAAGTGAACCACAAGAAGGTTCAGCGCATTATGAAAGAGCTTGGGTTAAAGTGTGTTGTGCGTATGAAGAAATATAAATCCTATAAAGGAAAAGTCGGTAGAATTGCACCTAATATTTTAGAGCGTAATTTTTATACAGATGCACCGAATCAAAAGTGGGTAACAGACATCACGGAGTTTAAATTGTTTGGAGAAAAACTGTATGTATCACCTGTATTAGATTTGTATAATGGTGAAATTATTACCTATACAATTGGTTCTAGACCGACGTATTCGCTTGTTTCAGACATGTTAGAGAAAGCATTGGAACGTCTACCTGAAACCCACCAGCTACTGATGCATTCGGATCAAGGATGGCATTATCAAATGAGACAGTACGTCCGTACACTTGAATCAAGAGCTATCGTCCAGAGTATGTCTCGAAAAGGCAACTGTTACGACAACGCAGTAATAGAAAATTTCTTTGGGATTATGAAGTCGGAGTTCCTCTACATAAAAGAATTTGAAAATGTAGAGCACTTTAAAATAGAATTAGAAAAATATATAGATTATTATAATACGAAACGGATTAAGGCAAAATTAAAAATGAGCCCGGTACAATACCGGACTCACTTTTATCAAGCTGCCTAA
- a CDS encoding DUF6366 family protein, whose protein sequence is MNKDSPEEKRERMRQSELKSNPTGSLHDGLNRAETGSPVDIAGGMNWKSTGIIILVLLLGYIVYTYFFS, encoded by the coding sequence AAGAAAAAAGAGAGCGTATGAGACAAAGTGAATTAAAAAGTAATCCTACTGGTTCTTTACATGACGGACTCAATAGAGCGGAAACAGGTAGTCCAGTTGATATAGCAGGCGGTATGAATTGGAAAAGTACAGGGATAATCATTTTAGTACTACTTTTAGGATACATTGTATACACTTATTTTTTCAGTTAA
- a CDS encoding IucA/IucC family protein codes for MQHAKQIAEHATLQSFLNCYLRETGSGEWITEDERMKSIFSNTLNRDTVPTYLCCRLSAQNVTLYGEVIYKSSTDRHLFGEQFYYQIGDSNSVIKADYVTVITFLIKEMSINYGEGTNPAELMLRVIRSCQNIEGFTKERIKDTSALYGFHTTFIEAEQSLLFGHLTHPTPKSRQGIVDWKNAMYSPELKGECQLHYFRAHKSIVNEKSLLSDSTTTIIKEELSNDEMVSKEFIAKYCKEDQYALIPIHPLQAEWLLHQAYVQDWIVQELLEYIGPVGKYYMATSSLRTLYHPDSKYMLKFSFPVKVTNSMRINKLKELESGLEGKEMLNTAIGEVRERFPGFDFICDPAYITLNYGTQESGFEVIIRENPFYSEHANDATLIAGLVQDAIPGERTRLSNIIHRLADLEGKSCEEVSLEWFRRYMNISLKPMVWMYLQYGVALEAHQQNSVVQLKDGYPVKYYFRDNQGFYFCNSMKEMLNNELVGIGERTGNLYDDYIVDERFRYYLIFNHMFGLINGFGTAGLIKEEILLSELRSVLESFLPYNREPSTFLRELLDEDKLACKANLLTRFFDVDELSNPLEQAIYVQVHNPLVREVAVRS; via the coding sequence ATGCAGCATGCGAAACAAATCGCAGAACATGCAACATTACAAAGCTTTTTAAACTGTTATTTAAGAGAAACAGGGAGTGGAGAATGGATTACAGAGGATGAAAGAATGAAAAGTATCTTCAGTAATACGTTGAATAGAGATACAGTCCCCACATATTTATGTTGTCGGCTATCGGCACAGAACGTTACTTTGTATGGAGAAGTTATATATAAATCATCAACAGATCGTCATTTGTTTGGAGAACAATTTTATTATCAAATTGGAGATAGTAATTCTGTTATTAAAGCAGATTACGTTACAGTTATTACATTTTTAATAAAAGAGATGTCTATCAACTACGGAGAAGGGACGAATCCTGCGGAACTTATGCTTCGAGTTATCCGTAGTTGTCAAAATATTGAGGGATTTACAAAAGAGAGAATAAAAGATACGTCCGCATTATACGGTTTCCATACAACTTTTATAGAAGCGGAGCAGTCTTTATTATTTGGGCATTTAACTCATCCTACACCAAAGAGTAGACAGGGGATAGTGGATTGGAAAAATGCAATGTATTCTCCAGAATTAAAAGGAGAATGTCAGCTTCATTATTTTCGGGCCCATAAAAGTATAGTAAATGAAAAATCATTATTATCAGATTCTACAACAACGATTATAAAAGAAGAATTAAGTAATGATGAGATGGTTAGTAAGGAATTTATAGCGAAGTACTGTAAGGAAGATCAATATGCATTAATTCCAATTCATCCGCTTCAGGCAGAATGGCTCTTGCATCAAGCTTACGTACAAGATTGGATAGTTCAAGAATTGCTTGAGTATATTGGTCCTGTAGGTAAGTATTATATGGCAACATCATCACTAAGGACGCTATATCATCCCGATTCGAAGTATATGCTTAAGTTTTCATTTCCGGTGAAAGTAACGAATTCAATGCGTATTAATAAACTGAAAGAACTTGAGAGTGGTCTTGAAGGGAAGGAAATGTTAAATACGGCTATTGGTGAAGTACGAGAAAGATTTCCAGGCTTTGATTTTATTTGTGATCCAGCCTATATTACATTAAATTATGGAACACAAGAATCTGGATTTGAAGTGATTATTCGCGAGAACCCTTTTTATAGTGAACATGCGAACGACGCAACATTAATTGCTGGGCTAGTTCAAGATGCTATACCTGGGGAGCGTACGCGGTTATCAAATATTATTCATCGCCTAGCAGATTTAGAAGGTAAAAGCTGTGAAGAAGTAAGTTTAGAGTGGTTTAGACGATATATGAATATTTCTTTAAAGCCGATGGTATGGATGTATTTACAGTACGGTGTTGCACTAGAAGCTCATCAGCAAAATAGCGTTGTGCAGCTAAAGGATGGTTATCCGGTCAAATATTATTTCCGTGATAATCAAGGATTTTATTTCTGTAATTCAATGAAAGAGATGCTTAATAATGAATTAGTTGGTATTGGAGAACGTACTGGAAATTTATATGACGACTATATTGTGGATGAGAGATTTCGTTACTACTTAATTTTCAATCATATGTTTGGCCTCATTAATGGTTTTGGCACAGCAGGATTAATTAAGGAGGAAATTCTTCTCTCGGAATTAAGGTCTGTACTTGAATCATTCCTTCCGTATAACCGGGAACCTTCAACATTTTTAAGAGAATTATTGGACGAAGATAAGTTAGCGTGTAAAGCAAATTTACTAACGAGATTTTTCGATGTCGATGAGTTAAGTAATCCATTAGAGCAAGCAATTTATGTGCAAGTACATAATCCGCTCGTTAGAGAAGTGGCTGTTCGTTCATAA
- a CDS encoding GNAT family N-acetyltransferase: protein MMGIHIRRAIKDDIPGIAKVHVDSWKTTYKGIFADEILDNIAYEKREKQWEDIFQKEGNHQFRFVAENSNREIVGFIDGGVERTGTYNCDGELYAIYLLQEYQGMKIGQKLFQALLSDCINNDMQSLLVWVVTNNPSTKFYEKFNPEKIDMKFLERVKIEETAYCWRDLNLLYKQLYRFA from the coding sequence ATGATGGGAATACATATTAGAAGAGCAATAAAGGATGATATACCAGGTATAGCAAAGGTGCATGTTGATAGTTGGAAAACAACGTATAAAGGGATATTTGCTGACGAAATTTTAGATAATATAGCATATGAGAAACGAGAAAAACAATGGGAAGATATTTTTCAAAAAGAAGGTAATCATCAATTTAGATTTGTAGCAGAGAATTCAAATAGAGAAATAGTCGGATTTATCGATGGGGGAGTAGAAAGAACTGGTACATATAATTGTGACGGAGAATTATATGCAATCTACCTTTTACAAGAGTATCAAGGAATGAAAATAGGACAAAAGTTATTTCAAGCTTTATTATCGGATTGTATAAACAATGATATGCAATCACTTTTAGTTTGGGTTGTTACGAATAATCCTTCTACAAAGTTTTATGAAAAATTTAACCCTGAAAAAATTGATATGAAATTTTTAGAGAGAGTAAAGATAGAAGAAACAGCGTATTGTTGGAGAGATTTGAATTTGTTATACAAACAGTTATATAGATTTGCTTAA
- a CDS encoding LCP family protein: MSSELEQNTRSNKKRSKRKSIKWFILIPFFLLIFGGVGYGSFIYNKAKAVVNDAYAKIEKSSKRDKEVEPLKDNISILIMGVDGSEMRKSQYGEAVRTDALLLATINKDDKSVKLVSIPRDSRVYIPTRKKLDKITHAHVFGGVESTRDTVERFLNVPVDYYVKFNFESFVQIVDSIGGIDIDVPVTFTEQDSKDQAGMIHLEKGYQHLNGEQALALARTRKIDSDAMRGQRQQLVIEAIAKKAMSVQSISKMGSLLDAVDKNMKTNLTFDDMLAITKNMAGSNLEMEKMQIEGTDKRIGGIYYYIPNEKNVKDISKKLNDHLGVTPKPVRNE, encoded by the coding sequence ATGAGCTCTGAATTAGAACAAAATACGAGAAGTAATAAAAAGCGTTCTAAAAGAAAGTCAATAAAATGGTTCATATTAATTCCATTTTTCCTACTTATTTTTGGAGGAGTAGGATATGGTTCGTTTATATATAATAAAGCAAAAGCTGTTGTAAATGATGCGTATGCAAAAATTGAAAAGTCATCAAAGCGTGATAAAGAAGTTGAACCTTTAAAGGATAATATTTCAATATTAATCATGGGTGTAGATGGAAGTGAAATGAGAAAAAGCCAATATGGCGAAGCAGTTCGAACAGATGCACTTTTATTAGCAACAATTAATAAAGATGATAAATCTGTTAAGCTAGTAAGTATTCCACGTGATTCACGTGTTTATATTCCAACTAGAAAAAAATTAGATAAAATTACTCATGCTCACGTATTTGGTGGCGTAGAAAGCACACGCGATACGGTGGAACGATTTTTAAATGTACCTGTTGATTATTATGTGAAGTTTAACTTTGAATCATTCGTACAAATTGTCGATTCAATTGGTGGTATTGATATTGATGTACCAGTTACTTTCACTGAACAAGATAGTAAAGACCAAGCTGGTATGATCCATTTAGAAAAAGGTTACCAACATTTAAATGGAGAACAAGCACTTGCACTTGCAAGAACGCGTAAAATTGATAGTGACGCAATGCGTGGACAGAGACAGCAACTTGTAATAGAAGCAATTGCCAAAAAAGCGATGTCTGTTCAATCAATTAGCAAAATGGGCTCTTTACTAGATGCGGTTGATAAAAACATGAAAACGAACTTAACATTTGACGATATGCTTGCCATTACAAAAAATATGGCAGGATCTAATTTGGAAATGGAAAAAATGCAAATAGAAGGTACAGATAAACGTATCGGTGGTATTTATTATTACATTCCAAATGAAAAAAATGTAAAAGATATTTCAAAAAAATTAAATGATCATTTAGGTGTAACGCCAAAACCAGTTCGAAACGAATAA
- a CDS encoding YkyA family protein, translating into MKYGKVAVVGALSVGLLTGCFGEKPEENLYTAFETAATQEKSLVDEAKKLEQLEKQGQELYAQILQEGKDHNEAVVKKIEQATANVDDREKVLKSEKEMLEKAQKETKSVQSNIEKIEDKKLQKQAKAVEESYKNRYDAFKKMNENYTKVLVTEKELYEKLKVKETKLKEIGEKVKTVNELNVEAQKSKEQFNKFTKEYNDSKLAFYKDAEIKIKDQK; encoded by the coding sequence TTGAAGTATGGAAAAGTAGCAGTAGTTGGAGCATTATCAGTAGGACTTTTAACAGGTTGTTTCGGTGAAAAACCAGAAGAAAATTTATATACAGCTTTTGAAACAGCAGCAACACAAGAAAAATCTTTAGTGGATGAAGCAAAAAAATTAGAGCAGTTAGAGAAACAAGGTCAAGAACTATATGCTCAAATTTTGCAAGAAGGTAAAGATCATAATGAAGCAGTTGTGAAGAAAATAGAGCAAGCTACTGCAAATGTAGATGATCGTGAAAAAGTATTGAAAAGTGAGAAAGAAATGCTAGAAAAAGCACAGAAGGAAACGAAATCTGTTCAAAGTAATATAGAGAAGATTGAAGATAAGAAGTTACAAAAACAAGCAAAAGCAGTAGAAGAGTCGTATAAGAATCGTTATGATGCATTCAAAAAGATGAATGAAAATTACACGAAAGTGTTAGTGACTGAAAAAGAACTGTATGAAAAATTAAAAGTAAAAGAAACGAAATTAAAAGAAATCGGTGAAAAAGTTAAAACTGTTAATGAATTAAATGTGGAAGCACAAAAGTCGAAAGAGCAGTTTAACAAATTTACAAAAGAGTATAATGACAGTAAATTAGCATTCTACAAAGATGCAGAAATTAAGATTAAAGATCAGAAATAA